The Loxodonta africana isolate mLoxAfr1 chromosome 5, mLoxAfr1.hap2, whole genome shotgun sequence region AGGCAAAACCAGAGAGATGACAAAGTGACAAGGACTCAGCCCAACAttgttggctttgaagatggaagaatggggccatgagccaaggactGTGTGTGGTCTGTAGATGCtggaaagaatgagaaaaagaatTCTGCCTTAGGtcctccagaaaggaatgcacCCCTGTTGACATGTtggttttagcccagtgagatccattttggatttctgacctccagaacggtaagataataaatgtgttcTTTTAAGCCGGTAAGTTTGTGatagtttgttacagcagccatcaGAAACTAATACAGTGCCTTTCTCTGTATCAGAGACACTATGCCTCCCACGCCCTCTATATATGGCTGGGCAGATTGTTCACTACACAAGGGCGCCCTGGGGAGTGGACAAGTGAGGCCAAAATACAGCCCATGCTCTGTTCACCAAGCCATTTGTCCTGGAGAGAGGCTGCATCTGCCTGAGGAAGGGCACCCTGTCTAATTCTTGTAACAGACCATGAGCACTAGCAGCCACCTTGAATCTCCCCTAACAGACCTCCCTCTGCCTAATAGAGTTTTCCTTTTTCCCTATCTTTCCTTCTCCATTCTCTTttttctccctgcctccctctgaCCAGTAACCCACAGCTTTGCATAGTCCCCAGGTAATAAATAATAAGGCACCTGATCCTGTTTAAGCCCATTTTATTAAACACTACTGATTACCTGAACTTTAAAGAAACATTATACCCAATAAATATGAGGTAAAATGTTCTTGGTCCTTTCCTGGATCTCAAAGACCACATATCTCATGCATCTGGGAGAATCCCACTTGAATCAATAATATTCTTGTCCataaaaaatttttcatttttataactttaagATAGTCTTTTTGTAGAAATATATTCATCAATTAGCAACAAGCCTTTGTCAGACTGTTTCGATGCAGAAAAAAATATGGCAAGGATATCCATAGAGATGATGTTTTATAATACTGAACTACTCAAAATCTACCATCTCGTGCATCTATGAGAATATTTGTCCAGGGACTGTGTTTTAGATTACTTTGACTActataacaaattacctcaaACTGAGCAGCTTAAAACAACGCAGAATTGTTTTATAGAGggtctggaggtcagaagttggAAATGGGTCTCCTGGGATAAAATCAATGTGTCAGCAGGACTGCATTCTTTTTGGAAACTGTAACAGAGTCCGTTTCTTTGCCCTTTCCAGCTTCTGTGGGCTCctcacattccttggcttgtggcccccttTCATCTTCAAAGCTAGCAGTGGTGGGTTGAGCTCTTCTGACATGGCATCACTGTGACCTCCTCTTCTGCCTCCTTCCACATTTAAACACTCTTGTGATtacatcagaaaccctggtggcatagtggttaagtctgctaaccaaaaggttggtagtttgaatccatcaggttctccttggaaactctatggggcagttctgccttgcCCTAtaggggtttctatgagtcagaatagacttgacggcagtgggtttggtttttagagtgATTACATTGAAGTCtgtgggtgatacaaatggttactgtgctacctgaaaggttgaatgtttgagtccacccagaggcaccttagaagaaagacctggcaatctacttctaaaaaatcagccattgaaaaccctatggaacccagttttactctgacacacatggagttgccgtgagttcAAGCTGGACTAGTTGCTATTTACTTTGGCCCCACCAGATAATcttcctattttaaggtcagctgattatcAACCTTTATTCCACCTGCTACCTtaattctccattgctccaggttCGGAGGATCAGgttgtggacatctttggggagtGAGGCATCATTCTGACTACCATAGGTTGTAatgctttcatttaaaaattgtgAGATATATAACATACATAGTATGAATCTTTAATTTTAAATTCTTTCGACGCCAGTGGGTCTGATGTTGAGTTACTTATGAGGGGAAGAGGGTAGGAATGACTAGTTGTTTTGAACTTAGTTGTTTGTTAGCAGTACTTGGATGTCTTTAAATCAGTCTTTCACATTATCTTTCTACAAATTAAAGCTAATATGTACTGCTTGCCTAAAAGATCTATTTTGGCCAAAAATTGAATTCATAACTTTTAAATGACCATCTCATTAGATTAAGAACCTGTGTACAATTGAAATATATTGTATCTTaagttttgaagttttttttaaaaataaatttaagttatgaaatgaaataataatgtatttatatattattcCTTAGGTTATTTAGCATCTAATCCTAGATTTGGATCATTGCCTAAAGTTGCACGTAAGTCATAGACGtgaaaaaaaatagatttatgTTAGAAAAAAGATGTTTATAGCAACTGGAGATATGAATGTCCCAAACTAACTGAACTGCCTGTATTAACTATGAAAATTCAGTCTCCATTTTTTGCCACTTTGCATTTCTTACCTCATTCAGCACTTTCTGATACAAAGCCCAGCAGCCGGGACTTAGCCTTAGACAATTCTCTTTAAAGCCTGGACTAGGAGGAACTAGTAGGATATATAACTAGATGTCAACAGCAGAGCTTCTGGATGATAGATCTAttagtgattttaattttcttcttttggccAGTCTTTTCAAACTATGTTTTATAGTAGACATAAAACATGAGTAGCGGTAAAAATCAGCAGCTTTCTAATAATAAATTTACTATAAACTTGGGGTTTCATCTTCTTCCAGTTGGTATACATAGTCCTTTCATGTACAGAGACAATGCATTCCAGTTTACAGTCTGAAATCTTATTCCCAGTGGGAGCCCTAGGGTAGAGATTTCTTCCATGCTACACTACAGGATACAAaggctgtgtagatcataaaaaattatggataacattgtgaagatgggaattccagaacacttaatggtactcatgtggaacctgtacgtagaccaacaggcagttgttggaacacaACAAGGGGgcactttgtggtttaaagtcaggaaaaatgtgcatcagggttgtatcatttcatcatacttaatcagtctgtatgttgatcaaataatctgagaagctggacaatatgaagaagaacacagcatcaggattggaggagggtGCATTAACAGtctgtgatacacagatgacacaaccttgattgttgaaagtgaagagaacttaaagcacttactgatgaaggtcaaagaccacagccttcagtatggatagcacctcaacatgaagaaaacaaaaatcctcacaactggaccaataagcaacaacatgataagtggagaaaatacaaagttatcatggatttcattttacttggatccacaatcaacgtccataaaagcagcagtcaagaaatcaaaggaactattgcattggacaaatctgctgcaaaagactcctttaaagtgttaaaaagtgaagatgtcattttgaggactaaggtgtgccagacctaagccatgatatttttagtcacctcatatgcatacaaaaactggacaatgaataaggaagactgaagaagaattgacagctttgaattacaatgtaggcgaagaatattgattataccatggactgccagaagagcgaacaaatctatcttggaagaagtacagccagaatgctccttagaagcaaggatggggagacttagTTTAacgtactttggagatgttatcaggagggacaagtccctggagaagggcgttATGCTTGGTAGaacgtcagcaaaaaagaggaagaccctcaatgagatagactgacacagtggttgcaacagtgggctcaagcataacaacaattgtgagggttgCGCAGGACCAGagaatgcttcattctgttgtgcagagggtagctatgagttggaactgactccatggcacctaacaacaaccacaacactgtcagagccttggaaatcctttgggacagttctactgggccctgtagggttgctatgagtcagaattgactcaacagcagtggggtttggtttctttttcttttttggttttgacactaaaggaggagtctctgggtggtgcatatggtgcacttggctgcaaaccaaaagttggACGTTCAAGCTCACCCAGAGACAACtggagagaaaggcctggcgatctacttccaaaaaactagccactgaaaaccctacagagcacagtgctattctgatacacatagggttgccatgaggcaaACTCAACTCAACAGGAACTGGGCTGATACACCATAGGAAGGTCCCCTCTTCCTCGTGACCTCTCTTTCATACAGTGCCCTACTCCAAGTCCATAGAGGGGATTACGGAGCCTTCCTACCCAGTGTTTAGGAGACTGTCCATAGCCACAACTCAGACCCCACTGTCCCATCTCTTGGTAGCCTCAGCCATTTGGTTGACAGCTGGGCTATCCTCAGGCAGCCTGTCTCTGGGACAGCACCTTTGCTTGCTCCATCCTGACCTCTCTATCCCCAGTTCAAATCTGAGGAGATCAGAAAGTCCCCGATTGCCACTCCCGGTTTTTAATGTTcttatgtgccgttgagttggttccgacttacaatgaccctatgtataacagagtgaaatgatgcccagtcctgcaccatccttacaatcattgctgtgtttgagcttattgttgcagccactgtgtcagtccatcacattgaatgtcattttctttttcgatgaccctctactttttcaaccatgatgtccttctccaggggctggtccctcctgataacgtgtccaaaatacgtgtgatgaagtcccaccatcctcgcttccaaggagtatgctggctgtacttcttccgggatagatttgtttgttcttctggcaatccatggtatattcaatattcttcaccaacactataattcaaatgcatcagttctgcttaggtcttccttattcattgtccagcttgtgcgtgtgcgtatgaggcaattgaaaataccatgatttgggtcaggcgcaccttagtcctcaaagtgacatttttgctttttttttatttgagggAGGGCTGCTTTATTTCAGGACAAGGTACAACAGCCCACACCCCTGGCCCTGTACCTGGGAACCTTGGGCACAGTGAGCTAGGCAGCCACAGGCCTCAAGAGACAAAGCAAAGGCAAGTGTGAATATGTCCTTCCCAGGTCAGAAGGGCAGGTCACCACTGCTGTGGTGTGGCTCCTTGCAGCTCCTCAGCTGTCCAGGGACTAGGGAGTAAAGGGATGAGGACATGAGACCCAATATCCTCTAAAGTCAAGCTGAGGTGGGGAGAGTGACACTGGAGGTGACACACTTTCTCTGTTGGCAGGAGAAGGGCCAACACATCAGAGAGCTGGAGGGCTGGAGAGCCAGTCTTAGGCTGCATTCTGGAATGCTAAGGGAAGACCCAAAGTGACGGCAGTGCAGAATCTCAGGGACAAGGACATTCTCAGGGAAAGCATCCAGGGTGGGAGCAGCCACAGAGGCCCATGCTTTGTGTATTTTCCAATTGCAATGGTCGTCTTCTCTCCCTTGGGCATGGTCAGATACAGCCAGAGCCTTGCCTGGGTCCTGAGAGGCTGCCTGCTCACAGTGGGTGCCCTGGCTTGGGGCAGTCCCAACCACTGGTACCGCAGAAGAAGTCCTCAGAGAGCTCGCTCAGGAGCCCATCCAGGTCATCTGCTTCTGAGAGTTCCTCCTCAGGGGACTTCCTTGCCTCTGGGTGCTGTGCTGTTCTGAGGTTTTCCTCAGACTTCGCATCCACATCAAGCTGGAGGCCACCATGGAAGCTTCCTAGATCCTTGGGGAAGGGCTGAGATGCCTTGAGGAAGTTCCCATCCCCAGAATCTGGGCTGTAAATATGAACCAGGTTGTTGGGCGTCACGTTGAGATAGTGATTCCGGAGTAAAGAAGAAAACACTCCAATCTGCTTCAGTAGCAGCACCGAGCCTGGCTTCAACTCATTCTGGCACATCTCCAGAAGCACCCTGTGCACTGTTCCCTGCATCTCCCCTGTGGGGTCCTTGAAAACTACGCTGGTGTCCATCATGCTCCGGGTCAGGGACTTGATCGTCACTGCCATGTTGGGGACCCTGTTCCTGGGCAGCTGCTTCAGGGCAACCTTCCGCAGCACCATGATGATGCTGTAGGTACAGAGGAAGAAGGTGGGGTCTCTCTCATACAGGCCCAGAGAAGATTTCATGGTTAGCCAAGGCCCTCGCCCAAAATCCTCCTCTACTGATGCCTGGGAACTAGCAACAACCTCCGTCCGGAATTTAGCCAgagcaccatgagtcagagtctgaggggtcttttgcagcagatttgctcagtgcaatgagttgtttgatttcttgacagctgctttcatggacgttgattgtagatccaagtaaaatgaaatccttgacaacttcaatattgtctccatttatcatgttgttgcttactggtccagttgtgaggatttttgttttctttatattgaggtgtaatccatactgaaagctatagcctttgatcttcaagtgcttcaaattctcttcactttgagcaagcaacgtgtgtcatctgcatatcaaaggttgttgacgagtcttcttccaattctgatgcctcattcttcttcatataatctagcttctcagattgaataaatatggttaaTGGGGAGCTTCATTCTCAGAGTTTTTGTTCATTGATTTATCctaatactttaaaataaaaattactactGTTAATAAAGTTTTAGACGAGGATTAATAGATAAAATTCTGAACCTTTAAATGATTCATTTTTCCTAACCTGCTTTTACAGTTGCTGGAATCTTGGGATTTGGATTTGGAAAAGTATCATACATAGGAGTCTGCCAGAGTAAATTCCATTCCTTTGAAGATCAGCTCCGTGGGGCTGGATTTGGTCCAGGGCATAATAGGTTTGTAATCTTTTTTATTGAAAGATTTATTGAAGATAAttctaagaaatcaaatgaaagaTCATCACCATTTGTAatattaaagtttttaaaaatcggTAAGTTAAAGAAAACTTTTTAACCCTCAAATTTTGAGTTGTTGCCACCCAACTTCAACAactgttatttaatatttatctTAATTACCTAATAATTTCATTTGCACAACAGATATTTAATGAGTATTCACTACATTCAAGGCATTTTAAAAGTCTCTAAACAATGCCTTAATGAGGAGACATGGCTTCTACCATCATGTGGCTACATGAAATTTAAACAGATTTCTCTACTACAGGACCTTCGAGGGcctttaatatgtttatatatattgtGATTCTCAAGAGTGGATGTAAGTAGTAGGACGTTGGAGTTAGCAGCATGACCTGTGCTGTTAGACTGCCTGGGTTGAAAACCATTTCACCCACTTActaagctatgtgaccttggacaagtttctTAAACTCTCtaatcttcagttttctcatctgtattaAATAGTGATCAGAATTGTTTCCACGGGATGTTGTATAGAATGAAAATGATTATCCATGACATTTCATAAGTGCTCAGTTAACATTAGCTATTTCCACTATAGTATTGTGgactgtaaggagccctgatggcacaacagttaagtgctcaactgctattcacaaggttggtggttcaaacctacccagcatctctgtgggaaaaagacctggcaatatgctccaataaagattacagcctagaaaaccctatggggaggttctaccctgtcacttagagtcattatgagttggaattgactcaatggcacccaacaacaacaacattatagacTATAGTTGGggacacatttctctaaagaccCCGCATTTGTCACAGTGAGTTTGAGAGGCTGTGTATTAAGGAGCCCCGATGGCACAATGGtcaagcgcttgactgctaactgaaaggtcttcggttcgaacctaccagcagcttcttgggagaagagacctggcaatcagttcctataaagattacagcctaggaaaccgtatgaggtagttctgctctgtcctataggattgttatgagttggcacacaacaataatacAATATGGTGAAAACAACATTGGACTCAAAGTCAGTATACTCAAATTCTTTTACTCATTGCGTGACTTTGGAAAGTTACGTTCCCTGGGCCTGTAGAGTGAATAGAACCTTAAACATTGTCTCTTCCTGATGAGATACAATTCTGATCACCATTTAACTATATGGCCCAGACAGTTGCAGAGACTTCCTGAAGATCACGTAGTTAGTAAGAGACAGaagaaaatccattgccgtcgagccaattctgactcaaagcaaccccctAGGACAGGctggactgccccatagggtttccaaggctgtaaaatctttacagaagtagactgccacatctttctcctgcgagagcttaaccactgtaccaccagggctccttagaaggtAGAAGGGGGACTCTAATCTCAACACATTTGCCTTCTAAACTCATGCTTTTTCCATTATACCATCAAGGCAACCAGAAAGTCATTAATTCCATATTTACAGACAACACCAACTTTAGCCCATCCTTTTAATGTTCTGTTTGGAAGGAAGCTGGCTGAGGAATAATTGGCCACATGATTCTCATCTGTGTGGAGGCAGTGGAAAAAAACACAAGCAAAGGAGAAAACTTTGCTGACTGCTCCCTCTTCCTGTTTGATTACATGAGTTTATTTAGCAGTTAACCAACTTTGGGTTCCAAAAAAAATGATGAACGAAGACTGAACCCTACGTTTTTCTGATAATGTTCACTGTTCTGGTCTTCATGTATGAACGGGGGTGGTTGAAGTAAATGGTCTCCAAATTCCCTTTAAGATCTATGTTCTGTGATTCCATTTCAGCTTTCCCACTTCTAGCCACAGTAGCTTCACTTTAGGCTTCAGAAGTGGACTTGCATGAGTAGCTGATAACCAATTGCTAAGGTCTATGTGAAGGACCATTATTACCAGGACATCTCAGAGGCAATAGTTTACAAAACTGTTTGGTTTTCTAGTTACGGGAAAGTAGAACAGGGCATCCAACGAAGTTGAGATGGAGGAGAAGGGCAAGGATGGGGTATCAGGTAAGATCTCTTGGAGATGATAATGCTTCACTTGAATcttcaaagaccagaggagttataTCAAGGCAGAAGAAGGGGATCCCAGGCCAGGAATAGCATATACAGAGAGGGAAAGTTTACTTACTACGGAAGCTGCAAATAGATTCTGTGTCTAGAGCACAGTGGCAAAGGACAAGCTGGAAGGTTAGGCAAGCAGGGGTCAGTTGCTGGAGGAATTTATACCATACTAAGAATTTTGACTTCATTCTCAAAGCGATGTGGTGAAGCAAGTgataaaggaaggagagaggagttCATTCATCTCTCCAGGAATTTGCAAtagcttttagttttttttctggtcttgcTACCTTCTCAGTAATCCTTCTCACCCAAGTCAGATTGATGGTTCTACAATGCAGATCTCATCCCATCACTATCCTGCTTAATTAAAAGCCTTTGGTTGCAAACTCCTTATCATAGTAGATGTTTAatcagtgttttgtttgttttttaattgaatttctaAGATTCTAAAATTTTAATGCTGGAGAAAACCTTGAGGACATTTATTCCATGTGTGTTAATAGTATTCAATGACAAAGTATGCATTTTCTTTGGTACTCATTAAATCCTAAAGAAATTGATACAAAGTTAGATAAACAATGAACCGGGAATTCTGGAAATgtcatttaaaaagtttttttttaattaaaaagtattGAGTGGGTGCTAAGCCTAAGCCCCTAGtcgttgatgttgttagttgttctagagttgattccaactcatggcaaccccatgagtgcagagtagaactgctccatagaatttccaagactgacctttcagaagcagatcgccagacctgtcttctaaggtgcctgtgagtggattccaaccataaaccttttgtttagtagttgagcgcataactgtttccaccacccaggactcctttaAGTGTACAGGGATATAGTTAAATCTTGGATAAATACACTGTGTATTTTATGGCTTTTtgtgctatgagtagaaattattcaaatttagaaaGGGTCAAAATATTCAGCCCCTGTGTAACCCAGATCACAACTACGAACATCTGTTTCAATGAAGGTCAGATTTCTTTGATGAAAATCTGGGGATTTTGAACCTAAAAACAGCTCTTGTTATCCCTATAAAAGTTAGGCTAGTGAACATTAGCATAGAAAATGTCTGTAAATAATACTGTGTTAAGACCAGAGCTTCTCGTGTCAATGTACAAACCATGAtctattttttgttctgttgtaggcaCTGCCTGCTCACCTGTGAAGAATGCAAAATAAAGCATGGATTAAGCGAGGAGAGAAGTTCACAGCCTTCGGCTTCCTAAACTCTATGGCTTTGAAGTTTCTTAAACCTCTGAATTTGCAcacatggacacttgagactgtgttgcatctcctgtctggaggggagataggaggatagagagggttagaaattggcaaaatcgtcacaaaaagagagactggaaggagggagcgggctgactcattagggggagagtaagtgggagtatggagtaaggtgtatataagcttatatgtgacaaactgacttgatttctaaactttcacttaaagcacaataaaaattattaaaaaaaaaatttcaaataacaGATTTATATTGGTCCAGAAATATTGTGATTCCCTGACTCTTACTGATGCTTTCTGATGGAGGACAGGAGTGAAAATTAAGGGAGTTGGGAAGTAATGAGGCAAGAAAACTAATTTGTATGCAGAAAGAAATACAAGGAAAGAGTGTGTCTTATAGGTATGGGAAGCACTTTCTAAAATAATTTCTCAATGTG contains the following coding sequences:
- the OCIAD2 gene encoding OCIA domain-containing protein 2; the encoded protein is MASVSTQGNQDKDPHLPPPKKQSLLFCPKSKLHIHRGEIVKIIRECQEESFWKRALPFSLVSMLVTQGLVHQGYLASNPRFGSLPKVALAGILGFGFGKVSYIGVCQSKFHSFEDQLRGAGFGPGHNRHCLLTCEECKIKHGLSEERSSQPSAS
- the LOC135231454 gene encoding homologous recombination OB-fold protein-like gives rise to the protein MKSSLGLYERDPTFFLCTYSIIMVLRKVALKQLPRNRVPNMAVTIKSLTRSMMDTSVVFKDPTGEMQGTVHRVLLEMCQNELKPGSVLLLKQIGVFSSLLRNHYLNVTPNNLVHIYSPDSGDGNFLKASQPFPKDLGSFHGGLQLDVDAKSEENLRTAQHPEARKSPEEELSEADDLDGLLSELSEDFFCGTSGWDCPKPGHPL